One genomic window of Candidatus Alcyoniella australis includes the following:
- the glnA gene encoding type I glutamate--ammonia ligase yields MKTPADVLKFAKDNGCIMVDLKFMDYPGMWQHFSVPLDQLSEDSFEDGFGFDGSSIRGWQPIHASDMLVIPDPTTAVMDPFMAHPTLSLICSIVDPITKESYSRDPRNIASKAVEYLKSTGLADTACFGPEAEFFILDEARFAQNEHEGFYHIDAKEGRWNAGKEEAPNLAYKPRYKEGYFPVSPTDSQQDIRTEMCVELMKLGYEVEAQHHEVATAGQAEIDLKYQPLVPMGDALMWFKYVVKNVARRHNKTVTFMPKPVFNDNGSGMHIHISLWKQGRPLFAGDQYGGLSEMAMNFIGGLIKHSKALCALTNPTTNSYRRLVPGFEAPINLCYSSRNRSAALRIPMYSASPKAKRIEVRFPDPSCNGYMAFAALLMAGLDGVINKIPAGEPQDKDIYGLPPEELKNLPHTPADLNEAINALEADHEFLLKGDVFTQDAVDMWIAYKREREIDPMRLRPTPHEFELYFDC; encoded by the coding sequence ATGAAGACGCCAGCGGACGTATTAAAGTTCGCCAAGGACAACGGATGCATCATGGTCGACCTGAAGTTCATGGACTACCCGGGCATGTGGCAGCACTTCAGCGTGCCGCTGGATCAGCTCAGCGAGGACAGCTTCGAGGACGGCTTCGGTTTCGACGGCAGCTCGATCCGCGGCTGGCAGCCGATTCACGCCTCGGACATGTTGGTGATCCCTGATCCGACTACCGCGGTGATGGATCCGTTCATGGCTCATCCGACGCTTTCGCTGATCTGCAGCATCGTCGACCCGATCACCAAGGAATCCTATTCGCGCGATCCGCGGAACATCGCGAGCAAGGCCGTCGAGTATCTCAAATCGACCGGACTGGCCGACACCGCTTGCTTCGGCCCGGAGGCCGAGTTCTTTATCCTCGACGAGGCGCGTTTCGCCCAGAACGAACACGAGGGCTTCTACCACATCGACGCCAAGGAAGGTCGCTGGAACGCGGGCAAGGAAGAAGCGCCCAACCTGGCCTACAAACCGCGCTATAAAGAGGGCTACTTCCCGGTCTCGCCCACCGACAGCCAGCAGGACATCCGCACCGAGATGTGCGTCGAGCTGATGAAACTCGGCTACGAGGTCGAGGCCCAGCACCACGAAGTCGCCACCGCCGGACAGGCCGAGATCGACCTCAAGTACCAGCCGCTGGTGCCGATGGGCGACGCGCTAATGTGGTTCAAGTACGTGGTGAAGAACGTGGCGCGCCGTCACAACAAGACCGTGACTTTCATGCCCAAGCCGGTGTTCAACGACAACGGCTCGGGGATGCACATCCATATCTCGCTGTGGAAGCAGGGCCGCCCGCTGTTCGCCGGCGACCAGTACGGCGGACTGAGCGAGATGGCGATGAACTTCATCGGCGGATTGATCAAGCACTCCAAGGCGCTGTGTGCGCTGACCAACCCCACGACCAACAGCTATCGCCGATTGGTCCCGGGCTTCGAGGCGCCGATCAACCTGTGCTACTCCAGCCGCAACCGCTCGGCCGCCCTGCGCATTCCGATGTACAGCGCCAGCCCCAAGGCCAAGCGGATCGAGGTACGCTTCCCCGACCCGAGCTGCAACGGCTACATGGCCTTCGCCGCGCTGCTGATGGCCGGTCTCGACGGCGTGATCAACAAAATTCCGGCCGGAGAGCCCCAGGACAAGGACATCTACGGGCTGCCGCCCGAGGAGCTCAAGAACCTGCCGCACACCCCGGCCGATCTCAACGAGGCGATCAACGCGCTGGAGGCGGATCACGAGTTCCTGCTCAAAGGCGACGTGTTTACCCAGGACGCGGTGGACATGTGGATCGCCTACAAGCGCGAGCGCGAGATCGATCCGATGCGCCTGCGCCCCACTCCGCACGAGTTCGAGCTGTACTTCGACTGTTAG
- the hisB gene encoding imidazoleglycerol-phosphate dehydratase HisB, which translates to MERTAEIERNTKETRIALSLNLDGDGSSQINVPIGFMEHMLETMARHGLFNITLKARGDLHVDSHHLVEDLGIVLGQAFDRALGERRGIRRAAHFLFPMDDSLAQAAVDLSGRSYLVYKVEFMGTRSGELELDLLRDFFRSFSEHARLNLHLALFYGDNDHHSAEALFKALARALRAAVELDPRAADQVPSTKGSL; encoded by the coding sequence ATGGAGCGAACCGCCGAGATCGAACGCAATACCAAAGAGACCCGCATCGCGCTGAGTCTGAACCTCGACGGAGACGGATCGTCGCAGATCAACGTGCCCATCGGCTTCATGGAGCACATGCTCGAGACCATGGCGCGGCACGGGTTGTTCAACATCACGCTTAAAGCCCGCGGCGATCTGCACGTGGACAGCCACCACTTGGTGGAGGATCTGGGTATCGTGCTGGGTCAAGCGTTCGACCGGGCCCTGGGCGAGCGCCGCGGCATCCGGCGCGCTGCGCACTTCCTGTTCCCGATGGACGACTCCCTGGCTCAGGCGGCGGTCGACCTCTCGGGCCGCTCCTACCTGGTCTACAAAGTGGAGTTCATGGGCACGCGTAGCGGCGAGCTCGAGCTCGATCTGTTGCGCGACTTCTTCCGCTCCTTCAGCGAGCACGCCAGGCTCAACCTGCATTTGGCGCTGTTCTACGGCGATAACGACCATCACAGCGCCGAAGCGTTGTTCAAGGCGCTGGCTCGTGCGTTGCGCGCGGCGGTCGAGCTCGACCCGCGCGCCGCGGACCAGGTGCCCAGCACCAAAGGGTCGCTGTGA
- a CDS encoding DUF456 domain-containing protein has translation MWAVILIWIAVVALFALGMVGIVVPVLPGLALVWAGIVLYAVLMGLDQMPLWFVITTGVITLLMTVLDYLSGLLGAKGFGAGKWGMLGAFAGLVLGVVLGSMVGLPIVGLLFGPLVGAVIAELIAGKTHGEAMKAGLGTFVGFLAGAVMKFVAGMAMIVAFIILAAVT, from the coding sequence TTGTGGGCCGTAATTCTGATCTGGATTGCCGTGGTCGCGTTGTTCGCGCTGGGCATGGTGGGGATTGTCGTTCCGGTGCTGCCCGGACTGGCGCTGGTCTGGGCAGGCATCGTGCTCTATGCAGTGTTGATGGGCCTGGACCAGATGCCGCTGTGGTTCGTAATCACCACCGGCGTAATCACCCTGCTGATGACCGTACTGGATTATCTCAGCGGCCTATTGGGAGCCAAGGGCTTTGGCGCGGGCAAGTGGGGCATGCTCGGCGCGTTCGCCGGGCTGGTGCTCGGCGTTGTGCTCGGATCGATGGTCGGCCTGCCGATCGTCGGCCTGTTGTTCGGACCACTGGTCGGCGCGGTGATTGCCGAGCTGATCGCAGGCAAGACCCACGGCGAGGCGATGAAGGCCGGCCTGGGGACCTTCGTCGGATTTCTCGCCGGCGCGGTAATGAAGTTCGTCGCCGGCATGGCGATGATCGTCGCCTTTATTATCCTGGCTGCGGTGACCTGA
- a CDS encoding P-II family nitrogen regulator, with product MLKKIEAVIKPFKLEDVQDKLQEIGISGITITEVRGFGRQKGHTELYRGAEYVVDLLPKVKLEIVAPAEQVDQVVEAIISASRTGKIGDGKVFVTPVDDAVRIRTGERGRSAI from the coding sequence ATGCTCAAGAAGATCGAGGCGGTGATCAAACCGTTCAAACTCGAGGATGTGCAGGACAAGCTGCAGGAGATCGGGATCAGCGGCATCACGATTACCGAGGTGCGGGGCTTCGGTCGGCAGAAGGGTCACACCGAGCTTTATCGCGGTGCGGAATACGTGGTCGATCTGCTGCCCAAGGTCAAGCTCGAGATCGTAGCGCCGGCCGAACAGGTGGATCAGGTGGTCGAGGCGATCATCTCCGCCTCGCGCACCGGAAAGATCGGAGACGGCAAGGTGTTCGTCACGCCGGTGGACGATGCGGTGCGCATCCGTACCGGCGAGCGTGGTCGCAGCGCGATCTGA
- the dtd gene encoding D-aminoacyl-tRNA deacylase, protein MRAVIQRVRRAAVSVEGRRVGAIGPGLLVLLGVHNSDSERDLEYILQKTLNVRIFEDEQEKLNRSLLDIQGELLVVSQFTLYGDCRKGRRPSFTQAAAPKPAQALYQLFCERARDQGVTTATGVFGAMMDVELVNDGPVTMLLESTKQF, encoded by the coding sequence ATGCGCGCGGTGATTCAACGCGTGCGGCGCGCCGCCGTGAGTGTGGAAGGCCGGAGGGTCGGCGCCATCGGCCCGGGATTGCTGGTGCTGCTGGGCGTGCACAACTCCGATAGCGAACGCGACCTGGAATACATCCTGCAAAAAACTTTGAACGTGCGTATCTTCGAGGACGAGCAGGAAAAATTAAACCGCTCGCTGCTCGATATTCAAGGCGAATTGTTGGTTGTCAGCCAGTTCACTTTATACGGCGATTGCCGCAAAGGCCGTCGCCCGAGCTTCACCCAGGCCGCTGCGCCCAAGCCGGCCCAAGCGCTCTACCAACTGTTTTGCGAACGCGCCCGCGACCAGGGCGTGACAACGGCCACCGGCGTTTTCGGCGCAATGATGGACGTCGAACTAGTCAACGACGGGCCGGTGACGATGCTGCTGGAAAGTACAAAGCAGTTTTAA
- a CDS encoding FecR domain-containing protein yields MLARSTLRRSLCLALLFAAVMLVCVPATAQQAQRTGVVVGLSGQATLMNPGKSPVPAMIGSEVEVGTLVRTGPEGRVKLYFERDVVVTCGPSSSLEISSSLLAPDGSDSPGVFRLLFGTIRVLVGKVFGVQRQLDVETPNGVAGVTGTTFIVRVQPDDRSLFLTLDGALRVSGSDAQATSVALVAPNYTYVVAGTAPIDPQPAPRELWDDLLDSTELECRPEQSAADSQRPAGALPSLSQMAQPGLSLEGRDEGEDASGAGDDEVWIETQVPADSTGDDGENGSENEGDVDVVVEFPE; encoded by the coding sequence ATGCTCGCAAGGTCCACTCTTCGCCGTTCGCTTTGTTTGGCGCTGCTGTTCGCCGCTGTAATGCTGGTCTGTGTGCCGGCGACGGCGCAGCAGGCGCAACGCACGGGCGTAGTCGTGGGCCTCAGCGGCCAAGCCACATTAATGAATCCCGGGAAGAGTCCGGTGCCGGCGATGATCGGCAGCGAGGTCGAGGTCGGCACATTGGTACGCACCGGCCCCGAGGGCAGGGTCAAGCTGTATTTCGAGCGCGACGTGGTCGTCACTTGCGGCCCGTCGAGCAGCCTCGAGATCAGCTCGTCCCTGCTCGCGCCGGACGGCTCGGACAGCCCGGGAGTGTTCCGGCTGCTGTTCGGCACGATCCGCGTGCTGGTCGGCAAGGTCTTCGGCGTTCAGCGACAGCTCGACGTGGAGACGCCCAACGGAGTGGCCGGAGTCACCGGAACGACCTTCATCGTACGCGTGCAGCCCGACGACCGTTCATTGTTCCTCACCTTGGACGGTGCACTACGGGTCAGCGGCTCAGACGCGCAAGCCACCAGCGTGGCGCTCGTTGCGCCGAACTACACTTACGTGGTGGCCGGGACCGCGCCGATCGATCCTCAGCCCGCGCCGCGCGAACTGTGGGACGATCTGCTCGACTCCACGGAGCTCGAGTGTCGACCCGAACAGTCCGCCGCCGACTCGCAGCGTCCGGCCGGAGCGTTGCCCTCGCTGTCGCAAATGGCCCAGCCCGGCCTGAGCCTTGAGGGACGGGACGAAGGCGAGGACGCGTCGGGCGCAGGCGACGACGAGGTCTGGATCGAGACACAGGTCCCTGCTGACAGCACAGGGGACGATGGCGAAAACGGCTCAGAGAACGAGGGCGACGTTGATGTCGTCGTCGAGTTTCCCGAGTAA
- the hisD gene encoding histidinol dehydrogenase, translated as MKLILSRDLDLSKLREQRLWTDEQFEQARRIVDDVRLRGATALREWTERLDRSKPRGLLLGRKELHLLAKEVDSDATETIKRAARLIERFAKEQLKSLRPVSIQPAEGVTAEARITPLDSAGAYVPGGRYPLISSALHCCIPPRVAGVGRLVAATPPGPDGSIDPTMALALKVAGVDELLLAGGAQAIAALAYGIEGLQPVDRIAGPGNVYVTAAKYIVSQHTGIDMLAGPSEVLIIADEHASAELICADLLAQAEHDPRALPLLFTDSQSKAEQVVAKLETALPELPTAQVAAQALKRGAIVLFERIEQALEQADALAPEHLELHLKDPTRYAGRLRNFGSLFVGSLAAEVLGDYSAGINHVLPTGGAARYRAGLSVLDFVKVQTVLRAKAGKGLNSIAELAAQLARLEGLHAHQRAAQLRTKIDDDQ; from the coding sequence ATGAAGCTGATCCTTTCCCGCGACCTCGACCTATCCAAGCTGCGCGAACAGCGGCTGTGGACCGACGAACAGTTCGAGCAGGCGCGGCGGATCGTCGACGATGTGCGACTGCGCGGCGCAACGGCACTGCGCGAATGGACCGAGCGACTCGACCGCTCCAAGCCGCGCGGGCTGTTGCTGGGGCGCAAGGAGCTGCATCTACTGGCCAAAGAGGTCGACTCCGACGCGACCGAGACGATCAAGCGCGCTGCGCGGCTGATCGAGCGCTTTGCCAAAGAGCAGCTCAAAAGCTTGCGTCCGGTCAGCATCCAGCCCGCCGAGGGCGTGACCGCCGAGGCGCGCATTACACCGCTGGACAGCGCCGGCGCCTACGTGCCCGGCGGACGCTACCCGCTGATCAGCAGTGCGCTGCACTGCTGCATCCCGCCGCGTGTAGCCGGAGTCGGACGGCTGGTGGCGGCCACTCCCCCCGGCCCCGACGGAAGTATCGATCCGACCATGGCTCTGGCGCTCAAGGTCGCGGGGGTCGACGAGCTGCTGTTGGCCGGCGGGGCCCAGGCCATCGCCGCCCTGGCCTACGGCATTGAGGGCTTGCAGCCGGTGGACCGCATTGCCGGGCCGGGCAACGTCTACGTCACCGCGGCCAAGTACATCGTTTCGCAGCACACGGGGATCGACATGCTCGCCGGACCCAGCGAGGTGCTGATCATCGCCGACGAGCACGCTTCGGCCGAACTGATCTGCGCCGACCTGCTGGCCCAGGCCGAGCACGACCCGCGTGCCCTGCCGCTGCTGTTCACCGACTCGCAATCCAAGGCTGAGCAGGTCGTGGCAAAGCTCGAGACGGCCTTGCCCGAGCTGCCCACCGCGCAGGTCGCGGCCCAGGCCCTTAAGCGCGGCGCGATCGTGCTTTTCGAGCGCATCGAACAGGCGCTGGAGCAGGCCGACGCCCTTGCGCCGGAGCACCTCGAGCTCCACCTGAAGGACCCCACACGATACGCAGGCAGGCTGCGCAACTTCGGCAGCCTGTTCGTCGGCTCCCTGGCCGCCGAGGTGCTGGGCGACTATTCGGCGGGCATCAACCACGTACTGCCCACCGGCGGAGCTGCGCGCTATCGCGCCGGCCTGAGCGTGCTGGACTTCGTCAAGGTCCAGACCGTGCTGCGGGCCAAAGCGGGCAAGGGGCTGAACTCGATCGCCGAGCTCGCCGCGCAGCTGGCGCGGCTCGAGGGGCTGCACGCCCACCAGCGCGCCGCGCAGCTGCGCACCAAGATCGATGACGATCAATAA
- the hisF gene encoding imidazole glycerol phosphate synthase subunit HisF, whose translation MLAKRIVPCLDVDRGRVVKGVRFVEIRDVGDPVQLALRYDREGADELVLLDITASHEGRDTMLQVVRGVADSVFIPFTVGGGIRSEIDFDSMLSAGADKVAINTAAIEQPELIDRAAKAFGSQCVVVAIDARRDHDDWEVVIYGGRKGTGRKLTDWAREVCDRGAGEILLTSMDRDGTKLGFDLTQLSAMDELPIPLIASGGVGLVEHFVEVFEKTNADAALAASVFHFSEFSIAEVKRALQRSGVPIRPVEHAR comes from the coding sequence ATGTTGGCTAAGCGCATTGTCCCCTGCCTCGATGTGGACCGCGGCCGCGTGGTCAAGGGAGTGCGTTTCGTCGAGATCCGCGACGTGGGCGATCCGGTGCAGCTGGCTCTGCGCTACGATCGCGAGGGGGCCGACGAGCTGGTGCTGCTCGATATCACCGCCAGCCACGAGGGTCGCGATACGATGCTGCAGGTGGTGCGCGGTGTGGCCGACAGCGTGTTCATCCCGTTCACCGTGGGCGGAGGCATCCGTAGCGAGATCGACTTCGACTCGATGCTCAGCGCCGGCGCGGACAAGGTGGCGATCAACACCGCGGCCATTGAGCAGCCCGAGCTGATCGACCGCGCGGCCAAGGCCTTTGGCAGTCAGTGCGTGGTGGTGGCGATCGACGCGCGGCGCGACCACGACGATTGGGAGGTGGTGATCTACGGCGGGCGCAAGGGCACCGGTCGCAAGCTCACCGATTGGGCGCGCGAGGTCTGCGATCGCGGCGCAGGCGAGATTTTATTGACCAGCATGGACCGTGACGGCACCAAGCTCGGCTTTGACCTTACGCAGCTGAGCGCGATGGACGAGCTGCCGATTCCGCTGATCGCTTCGGGCGGGGTCGGGCTGGTCGAGCACTTCGTCGAGGTCTTTGAGAAAACCAATGCGGACGCCGCGCTGGCGGCCAGCGTGTTTCACTTCAGCGAGTTCAGCATCGCCGAAGTCAAACGCGCGCTTCAGCGCTCGGGCGTCCCGATCAGACCGGTGGAGCACGCAAGATGA
- the hisC gene encoding histidinol-phosphate transaminase codes for MARIRKAVQAMRPYRPPTAGRGGKLRLDFNENTLGPSSAVYDALAKLGPEDLATYPEYGMIEGELAAHLGVDPQQVVVVNATDEGIKLFLQTFVEPGSRLVLPVPTYAMFAFYAELCGVDVRQIPYGENFEFPTQELLAAMQPGLGSVIVCHPNNPTGTLVPEDALERILQRALEFDDAAVLVDEAYFEFTGRSALPLIERYPGLVVSRTFSKAFGMAGLRLGYLVSNIEAAAALRKAASPYSVNSAAVAAGRAALAASSAVDQYVAQVDRARPLLVDGLRAMDLEVHVGAANFVLARFGARSKLVQDTLFERGVLVRDRSADLGLSGVLRITIGDSEQVRTLLSALEQTLERRALLLDMDGVLVDVSRSYRTAIAQTAEHFLGRPVSQEQIQAAKQRGGAANDWELTRQIVLDGGTEVSLEQVTEHFQRLYIGTQKNPGLRLSERWLPEAGLLERLGRERPLAVVTARPRAEALWTLERFNALELFDALVCAQDAPAKPDPAGLVLALERLGCCAGDYAGDSVDDVAAARACGIRPIGVLPAGIDSPDIAAALAEAGAVRMIGSINELEE; via the coding sequence ATGGCACGCATCCGTAAAGCCGTCCAGGCGATGAGGCCCTACCGTCCGCCCACAGCGGGCCGCGGCGGCAAGCTGCGCTTGGACTTCAACGAGAATACTTTGGGCCCCAGCTCGGCGGTTTACGACGCCCTGGCCAAGCTCGGCCCCGAGGACCTGGCGACCTATCCCGAGTACGGGATGATCGAGGGCGAGTTGGCCGCGCACCTGGGTGTGGATCCGCAGCAGGTGGTGGTGGTCAACGCCACGGACGAGGGGATCAAGCTTTTCCTGCAAACCTTTGTCGAGCCCGGATCTCGCCTGGTGCTGCCCGTGCCGACCTACGCGATGTTCGCGTTCTACGCCGAACTGTGCGGCGTCGATGTCCGTCAAATTCCCTACGGCGAGAACTTCGAGTTCCCCACACAAGAGCTGCTGGCGGCGATGCAGCCCGGACTGGGCAGCGTGATCGTCTGCCACCCGAACAACCCCACGGGCACGCTGGTGCCTGAGGACGCGCTGGAGCGCATCCTGCAGCGGGCCCTGGAGTTCGACGATGCGGCGGTGCTGGTCGACGAGGCCTATTTCGAGTTCACGGGCCGCAGTGCGCTGCCGCTGATTGAGCGCTATCCCGGGCTGGTGGTCAGCCGCACATTCAGCAAGGCGTTCGGCATGGCCGGACTGCGATTGGGATACCTGGTCTCCAACATCGAGGCGGCCGCAGCTCTGCGCAAGGCGGCCAGCCCCTACAGCGTGAACTCCGCGGCGGTGGCCGCCGGCCGTGCGGCCCTGGCCGCTTCGTCGGCAGTGGATCAGTACGTTGCGCAGGTTGACCGCGCACGGCCGCTGCTGGTCGACGGATTGCGCGCCATGGATCTCGAGGTCCACGTGGGCGCGGCCAACTTTGTGCTGGCGCGTTTCGGCGCGCGCAGCAAACTGGTCCAAGACACGCTGTTTGAGCGCGGAGTGCTGGTGCGCGACCGTAGTGCCGACCTCGGGCTGTCCGGAGTACTGCGGATCACCATCGGCGACAGCGAACAGGTGCGAACCCTGCTCAGCGCTCTGGAGCAGACCCTGGAGCGACGGGCGCTGCTGCTGGACATGGACGGTGTACTGGTCGACGTCTCGCGCTCTTACCGTACGGCCATTGCGCAAACCGCCGAACACTTCCTGGGCCGGCCCGTGAGCCAAGAGCAGATCCAGGCCGCCAAACAGCGCGGCGGCGCGGCCAACGATTGGGAGCTGACCCGGCAAATCGTGCTCGATGGCGGCACGGAGGTTTCGCTGGAGCAGGTTACCGAGCATTTCCAGCGCCTGTATATCGGAACCCAAAAGAATCCCGGACTGCGCCTAAGCGAGCGCTGGCTCCCCGAGGCGGGACTGCTCGAGCGCCTGGGACGCGAGCGGCCGTTGGCCGTGGTAACCGCCCGGCCGCGGGCCGAGGCGCTGTGGACTCTGGAACGCTTCAACGCGCTTGAGCTGTTCGATGCGTTGGTCTGCGCCCAGGACGCGCCGGCCAAGCCAGATCCCGCGGGGCTGGTGCTGGCCCTGGAGCGGCTGGGCTGCTGTGCCGGGGATTATGCGGGCGACAGCGTGGACGACGTGGCCGCGGCCCGCGCCTGCGGCATCCGACCGATCGGCGTGTTGCCCGCCGGGATCGATTCTCCGGATATCGCCGCAGCCCTGGCCGAGGCCGGAGCAGTGCGCATGATCGGCTCGATTAACGAGCTGGAGGAATAA
- the hisE gene encoding phosphoribosyl-ATP diphosphatase: MIFPSIDISHGKAVQLVGGERKALEVENTFELAHDFSLYGDLAIIDLDAAKGEGDNTELIEKLLNIAPARVGGGVRDHARYERLIRSGANKVIIGTEARPDFLRELNPQQLVAAVDVRGETVSDQGWRRDTGEGPLERIQRLAPYVSEFLVTHVDREGSMSGLDREFFGRIDEGADRPIVVAGGVANYDDVIWTQRNGFGCQVGMALYTGRISLDQCLIRSLDWDKYHEGLLPTVVRDESGQVLMMAFSTKESLAKALRQRRGIYFSRARQNLWTKGEVSGNEQHLVRVDLDCDADTLLFTVKQRGIACHLGRYTCFNSERRDMIAELYDVVVARMNEAPNGSFTVKLLEDSNLLAEKLREEAEELSRFTDHDNLVWEAADVLYFIIVLLAKEGVPFRRVLAELERRRRA, translated from the coding sequence ATGATATTTCCCAGCATCGACATTTCCCATGGCAAGGCAGTTCAGCTCGTCGGCGGCGAGCGCAAGGCGCTTGAGGTCGAGAACACCTTTGAGCTGGCCCACGACTTCTCGCTCTACGGCGACCTGGCGATCATCGACTTGGACGCGGCCAAGGGCGAGGGGGACAACACCGAGCTGATCGAGAAGCTGCTCAATATCGCCCCGGCGCGGGTCGGCGGCGGCGTGCGCGACCACGCGCGCTACGAGAGGCTGATTCGCTCCGGTGCGAACAAGGTGATTATCGGCACCGAGGCCCGACCGGACTTCCTCCGCGAACTCAACCCCCAACAACTTGTGGCGGCGGTGGACGTGCGCGGCGAGACGGTCAGCGATCAGGGCTGGCGCCGCGACACCGGCGAGGGGCCGTTGGAGCGTATTCAACGCCTGGCGCCCTACGTATCGGAGTTTTTAGTAACGCATGTTGACCGTGAGGGGAGTATGAGCGGCCTGGACCGCGAGTTTTTCGGGCGCATCGACGAGGGCGCCGACCGGCCGATCGTTGTGGCCGGAGGCGTGGCCAACTACGACGACGTGATCTGGACCCAGCGCAACGGCTTCGGCTGCCAGGTGGGCATGGCGCTGTACACCGGCCGGATCTCCCTCGACCAGTGTCTGATCCGCTCGCTGGATTGGGACAAGTACCACGAGGGACTGCTGCCCACGGTGGTGCGCGACGAGTCGGGGCAGGTGCTGATGATGGCCTTTTCGACCAAGGAATCGTTGGCCAAGGCGCTACGCCAGCGGCGCGGGATTTATTTTTCGCGCGCGCGACAGAACCTGTGGACCAAGGGCGAGGTCAGCGGTAACGAGCAGCACCTGGTGCGCGTGGACCTGGACTGCGACGCGGATACTTTGCTGTTCACGGTCAAGCAGCGCGGCATCGCCTGCCACCTGGGCCGCTACACCTGCTTTAACAGCGAGCGCCGCGACATGATCGCCGAGCTGTACGACGTGGTGGTGGCGCGGATGAACGAGGCGCCCAACGGCTCGTTCACGGTTAAGCTGCTCGAGGACTCGAACCTGCTGGCCGAGAAGCTGCGCGAGGAAGCCGAGGAGCTTAGCCGCTTTACCGACCATGACAACCTGGTCTGGGAAGCGGCCGACGTGCTGTACTTCATAATCGTTCTGCTGGCCAAAGAGGGCGTGCCCTTCCGGCGCGTGCTGGCCGAGCTCGAGAGACGGCGACGCGCATGA
- the hisH gene encoding imidazole glycerol phosphate synthase subunit HisH — translation MSDSKAITVVDYGSGNTGSLTKALDHLGARWSLADSAQKLEHGGPVIFPGVGAFGAVMQRLRERDLVSAVNAAIADGRPFLGICIGLQVLFEESDESPGVAGLAALPGKCLRFNAGKVPQIGWNEVQSRDPDLLPNGHYYFVNSYYVRPSDDDASLAHADYHGRFTAAVRRGNVVATQFHPEKSGSLGLDFLRTWLDVG, via the coding sequence GTGAGCGATTCGAAGGCGATCACTGTGGTCGACTATGGTTCGGGCAACACCGGCAGCCTGACCAAGGCGTTGGACCACCTGGGCGCACGCTGGAGTTTGGCTGACTCGGCCCAGAAGCTCGAGCACGGCGGGCCCGTTATTTTTCCCGGAGTAGGAGCATTCGGCGCGGTGATGCAGCGGCTGCGCGAGCGAGACCTTGTCAGCGCGGTCAACGCCGCAATAGCCGACGGACGGCCGTTCCTGGGAATCTGCATCGGCCTGCAGGTGCTGTTCGAGGAAAGCGACGAATCGCCCGGCGTGGCCGGACTGGCCGCGTTGCCCGGCAAATGCCTGCGCTTTAACGCGGGCAAGGTGCCGCAGATCGGCTGGAACGAGGTGCAAAGCCGCGATCCGGATCTGCTGCCTAACGGCCATTATTACTTCGTCAACAGCTACTACGTCAGACCGTCGGACGACGATGCGTCCCTGGCGCACGCGGACTACCACGGCCGGTTCACGGCCGCGGTTCGCCGGGGCAACGTCGTGGCCACGCAGTTCCACCCCGAGAAGAGCGGCTCGCTCGGCCTCGATTTTCTAAGGACCTGGCTCGATGTTGGCTAA